The region ttaaagagaacctgtcacttgtcAGAAATAGgtattttttttacctggtgtaaaagacgctgttttcctgaatccggcgatgtttttcttttcttcctgtgcctctccgttcctgagatatggccccctcttTTCTGTGTGTAAATCTCTTTATGGGCGTGGTGACCAACTCCTTTTTTGGGCATATTCTTAAGGAACACGCCCAGTTGGCTAATAAGAGTATATTAAGGTAAGAAGAGGgcgtatctcaggaacggagaggagcaggaacaagagaaaaacatcatcggattcaggagaacagcagcatttacacgagataaaaaaattacatatttatggcaagtgacatgtCCCCTTTAAGGAGAGCATAGCTTGGCTGAACACTTCTGCCCTTTCATTTCACAGATCGGTGGAGGCCTTGGCATTCAGACACCCACTAatgtaaacttctgacatgtcaaaAGTTCTCGAAATGACAGTTCTCATACATATTACATAGTTATCTGTCTCCACCAGTCACCTTGGGTGACACTTGTCTCAAAAACTCTTAAAAAGGCTTCAAAAAACCCAAACTTATATCTATGACAAAGCTTAAAAAGGACTATTTTATTAAATTATCTCCAAGATAGACCAGTCCTTCTCTGTTATCCCTCCCCCCTATGAATAACTTGATATAAGGGTATTACCACTTGGTAGCATGTTCCTATATACTTTAAAGCTGTTCAGTGAGTGCTGACATCAGACTGTGTAGGGACACACCTCTTTGGAAAGAGGAGAACGGTAACGCCCAATTGTCAattttttcatacatttttctaagaggaataacagaggaatggtACAACGTGGGGGATGCTAGGTAATTACTAAACCGATGTGCGGAGTTCCCTCCATTTCCGGCAGTAAATATTTACCGTCTCTCTGTATTGCTTGAGATGATGCCGACAGTTCTTCAACTCTGGGGATTTCTCCATCTCCTGGAAAAGAATAAAGATGGTAAAATTATACTTTCTCCAAAATGACAAGGAACCAACGTCACTCAAACCCGTGCATTACTCATATCAATAAAAGCTTTCTGAGGCATCGGTAAAAACGTAGAGAATTAACGAAAAACTGCAGATATTGGGTCCTAAGGGGTCCATGCACATTGGATTACTGTTGGCCAACCCCCccaatctgatgtgtatggggatgTCAGACAGGAAAGCATGCTCAATGCCAGAGGGGGGCAGGAAAGCCAACGACACACAGCAGGTACCAGAGTAGGACTAGGGTGTTAAAACCATGGGTACTATTGACCGGAACACTTATTCACCAAAATAACAGAGACTGCGTAGGTCACCATTACACTATACACGAGGGACTAGAAagttaaaactctgagcactatgaCCTGGAGCACGTACCCACTAAGCCATCACGGTATCAGGTCAGCATAGTATTAGACAAGAGGGTCTGTGGAGTTGAAACTATGGATACTTTAGACCAAAGCACAAATCCACTGATTAACAGACACCAGGGACTTTGTATTTAAAAAATAGGACACTGAGAACTGGAGCACTTATCCACTGAAGACTGAAGGCTCACTACAACACTAGACACCAGGGGCAAGGATAGTGAAACACTAAATACTATGAACTGGAGTACTTATCCGCTGAATCTTCGAGTCTGGGTCACCATAACTCTAGACACTAGGATCTAGTACTGGGCGGGTACTATGGACCAGAGCACTTATTCACTGAACAACAGACACTGGATCACTATGACACTAAACATCAGGGCTGATTGCTATGGAACATTTATCTACTGAACAATGAAGAATGGCTCACTATAACACTAGACACCAGGGTACTAAAGCTCCGAATAATATGGACTGGAGCACTTACCCACTGAGTATTAAAGACTAGACTGGCTCGCCAcaacactagacaccagggacaaggGCAATGAAAGACCAGATACTATTAAGTGGAACACTAATCCATTGAATGTGACAGAGTGGGTCACCATAACTCTAGACACTAGGATCTAGTACTGGGCGGGTACTATGGACCAGAGCACTTATTCACTGAACAACAGACACTGGATCACTATGACACTAAACATCAGGGCTGATTGCTATGGAACATTTATCTACTGAACAATGAAGAATGGCTCACTATAACACTAGACACCAGGGTACTAAAGCTCCGAATAATATGGACTGGAGCACTTACCCACTGAGTATTAAAGACTAGACTGGCTCGCCAcaacactagacaccagggacaaggGCAATGAAAGACCAGATACTATTAAGTGGAACACTAATCCATTGAATGCTACAGAGTGGGTCACCATAACACTAGACACTAGGATCCAGGGTGTTGAAACTATGGATTCTATGGACCAGATCACTTATCCACTGAACATCATGCACTGGGTCACCATGGCACTAGAAACTGGGGAAAAGGGTATTAAAACACAGGACACTATGGACAGGTGCACTTAACTACTAAACACCAGAGACTGGGACACCATATCACTTTGGACTAGGGGTGTTAAAACACTGGACATTATGGACTGGAACACTTACCCACTGAACACCATGCACTGGGTCACCATGACACTTAGAGGCCAATGACTATGGTGTGAAATCACTGGACACTATGGACCGAAGCACTAATATCGGTCACAAAAACACGAGGAACCAGGGACTGATTGACTAATATCACAGAATGGGGCTCTTAGCCACTGAGCACACACAAAAAAATCACTCCAAGTGCAGCGTCCATTGCTCCCCTATTCCATACACCTTGTCTGGGTCACCTGTATGAGAGATATCTGCAATGTTTCTGcacttacacaattcatcaggtctGACTCGAGAATGGAGAAAGCGTTGAGATTTTGCTTTACGAGTTCGGTCTTGTTCATATTTTCCAGCACGTCGACGACCAGTGACACCCGGTATAAGGTGAGcatcagtctgtctctgccctgcgGAGACATATGCAATAATTAGAACACAATATGGAACATTTACCACTTACTTAtcaacttaaagggtttgtccacctcTAGGGACATTACATTTTATTTTACTTAAATGCCGTTACTTTCAGCTAAAGATCATTTTTTAACTGGGATTCCGTACATATTTTGCACCTTTTAGCATTTACAAAGCTCTTTTTTTCCCACGCGcttaactttgatgtggtctgtggtcataagtcTAACTGAGTTACAaactgagctcactgatggattctcagttaacccatTTTGCAACCAGCAATAAAATTAAAGATGACATGTTAGATACCTgtggccgccactagagggagcttatttACTGCCTTATTATTGAAGTCAAAGTGAAACAttgaagctccctctagtggctggtGCTGgtattcaagttttttttttttctgctaatgCATTTTCTGCTAATGCAGAGggtttggagctctgtatcagaaatCTGATCAACTATTGGTATAAAAATATATTAAGAATTTAATcagtttggagttttttttttaacctatttaGATAATAATGGAGGTATCCTAATACTATCAGATATAATACTCGCTCAGCTTCATGATTTTTGGATGGATAGTTTATAATATCTTGTACTTGTCTTTACAATGTGGGTGATCTCGTTGGACATTTCAAGTGAGGGGTATAAATGGAAGGTACAGCACAGTGGACCCCCGTCCTGGGTCTAACCGTGGAGGGAACTTCTCttattcattgttttattttggtgccaacaatttttattttttgaggatggtACGAAAAAAAATTTCTGCTGATCCTTCCTGCTGTTCACTACAtggtctaaggctgccgtcacactatcagtatttggtcagtattttccatcagtatttgtaagccaaaaccaggagtgggtgataaatgcagaagtggtgcatatgtttctgttatacttttcctctgattgttccactcctggttttggcttacaaatactgatgtaaaatactgaccaaatactgctagtgtgacggcagcctaagagacatgtagagtatatactgtatatatacattgcagtgacatcaaatatgtataggtttcacTACTTTTTATTAACCTATTACTtgtcaaattagcaattttcattttttttttttttttaatgacagatttttaatgatttgcatcctaatgaatcagaaacataatttgcaaaattttttcaagcacgggtttttcagaaaagggcgtcccaatattcaattaaaaattacaatgacatgatttcctattttgtaaacattcattttacaaacacaacacaaaaaactggacctaattataaaaattataaaatcttgctagaagctaaagattagacgtccccaaaaaaggacattggtagataatgggttaatagtaattacatttttttagtttaatctttttttttttatttaatagcaATTAATGTCTTTACTTTGGCAACTTTCTTTCTCCTTAAAGCCacgttcccaccatgagcttttggtgcgtatttttgctgcggctccagcaaagtggatggtatttatagaaatctcctgcccgctgCGCTTCTTCTTTACTCAGCGTAAACTGTCCCGCGATGCATGTTTCAGATCTGCAGCGTGTCAATTTCTGTTGCGGTAAGCtgagttttccgtgcagattttcccCAAAGAGTtatattagatgcggaaaatctgcaggtaccgtatttttcggactataagacgcaccccaaattttcagaaggaaaataggggaaaaaattaatatgtcaaatgggggtccgtcttacagtccaaattcagcttagatgggcagcgctggtggagcgtggtcacaggaGGTGTTCGGTGGTCCGGCAATATGACTCCTATcatcccagactggtgcggcaggttcgacCGTACTCGTGGTgcggggggctccgccggcattttgtgaaagcctggaggcccccatacatccattgctgcgatgcggtggcctctgggataaTGGCCGCcggggggcggtgcatgctcagattcagatctcggcaatgagatctcatctcaagagatctaaatctgagcatgcgccggccattttcccggaggccaccacatcgcagcaatggataTGTGGGGGCCTTCAGGCTTTCACAACATGCCGGCAGAGCCCCCCACACCACAGAGCGCCGAAGagacctgccgcaccagcctggtaagGGAGTGTGATTGTTGCCCTGCATGGTCCGGGACCACcgcagaatcgcccgactcctgctgccgccacactatttgtaagtatattctgactataagatgcacccccattttcaccCAAATTGTTTggagaaaaaagtgcgtcttatagtccgaaaaatatggtaaatctGCACTTGCATacgaggaagtatcaaaaacaaagcaactttccTTAAAGCATGaccaaaaaaaagatttaaaaaatcgcAGCATCAAAAAGAAGATAGAAAACAGCAGTCAAAAATGCAGCGAAAAACCACAAGTAACTGAATTTACACAATAGGTGCAGAAATTTAGCAGCGTCAAAAAGTCACCAAAAGCTCATGGTGACAATGTTTTTCTTTTAATCTTGACTATATAATAACTGTTTCTAGACCCGGATCCCAGTCCCGGGAGCCATTTCTTAGGTCCTCAGCATCCCTGGACACTGGAGCATAGCTATAGAGGGTGTAGGGATCGCTGTCGCACCCGTACAAGTCGCCATTATAGTAGTCGGGGGTCCTGCTACACATTTGGTATAATGGACGAAGCTTAAGCTCCTTACCTTTATGTCGCAGTCCTCGAAGTGTTTCAGGCGGAGGCCGTGGTGGCACGACGACTTCTTGTGCTGCGGGTAAAGAGCGAGAATCAGATCCGATCCCGTCTGATAAATACGTCCGATGTCTTTCCATGCATTATACACAAGTACTCGGTTTCTCAGAGGGTCATTTACACAATGGGATTTTATTATAATCTACTTTTGGGGGGCTGATCGCACATTTATAGGGATTTTCTTATCAATGGCAATCCCAGGGATTCACCTCGAGACCCCAATTTTTCCCCGGGAATCATCGTCCACTGCAGCTGTTGGCCTGGGGCCATTGCAAAAAAGGGTTATACAGGATCACTTCAGCTTGTTAGCAGCCCCCATATAGAGGGGGTCCCAGGTGAATTCCTAAAAAAAGTAGCCGCCATTGCCGTTCTATGGACATCACAGTTATATGGGACTTGCACCTCGTTGACCGTCCATTTCGCACTCTCATTCCAGCCCCTGATCTCCACTCACCTGTAAGTTCTGGAGTTTTCGGGCTGGGGACATGGCGCTCGGTTGCATCTTTTTATATTTAGACATATGACAGTGATTCTGGATCGGATGACCCTCGGCCACGTCCTGCAGGCTCGCAAAATACAGGGCAAGGAGAGCCACACTTCTGATGATGGCAGCCATATCTGCAATGAAGAAGGGCAAAAATAAACCCAAAATACCCATCAGGTTACAAGGCATTGTCCAGGATGACGGTGCGGACCCCTCACCTGCTCTTGTAGGGCGCATCTTGGTGGGTTTGGTGTAGGATGCTCCATGTTTCTTCTTTTATACTCCGTGCTCCCGGGGTAAATTGAATTCACTTTCAGGATATCTTCCAGATTTCTTTGGTGATGTAACTTAAAGGAGAATGGGAACCGCATAGTTCTTAGGGAACTTCTCGACAGGTTTCACTTTCTTTCCAGGTGAGCAGGTGACGTCAGGTGTGTcggtcgcagactgcgcctgtcaaAGCCCGATCTCCTCCTCCGGCCACATACCAAAGGTCTTCATGTCAGCCTCGTGGCTCGCACATATTTGCTCTTCGCTGCAGGAAACAAAACACCAGCGATTGACGAAGAGGTGGGCTGTATAGGAGAAAATATGACCTCAGGATCCATGACAGCAGGTGAAATGGGAATCTGGAGAAACACTGAGGTTTTTATCGATGAAGAACAATGCTGCATGCAACGGCGACTGTATGTGAAGGGTTATTCCTGAAAAGTCCAATCACTGGGATCTCCAGCAATCCCAAGATCAGGGCTCAGAAACCCTGGGAACGGAGCTCTGCAGCCCACCCTGCATTGAGAGGAGGCGCGTATGCTTGACCGCCACTTCCTTCATTGGCTATAGGATTGTTTCCGCAGTCCCATAGTCAATGAATGGAAGAGAGGCCAAGCATTCGCACATCCCCTCCATTCAGGACGGGACTTTGTTCTCAGGGTTCCAGAGCCCCGATCTCGGAGGAATCCTAGTGGTCCAACCTTGAGCAATGAGCAAGTTATGATTTATTTTTTGGAGGGGAATAACAGGTCAATGAGTTCCTTGAGCTTCGGTTTGGACGTCCTGTAATTCTATGGAGCAGCGATATCGGCTGAAATGTCATGCATACGGGATGTGAGGACTGCTTCCTTTACAGGTAGAACTCTGGGCAGGCCTTATGGTGCACGGTGTCCTGTATAATATCGTCAGGTGGCGCCcctatacagtgcctaattatataAGGGTCTTATAGTATGGCGTCATATAGTTTCCTTGATAACAATACTAAATAACATCCAACATCACACACTTGTGCCAAATCCTAAGTaagtaccgccatacagtgcccaaaGCATACCACCGAACAGTGACCAAATATCAGCAATAGCCTAAATATTGCTGCTATATGGTGGCTGACCCTGCTGCACTTGGCTCTAGTTCTCAGCGGAATCACTAGCACACACTGGTTTGTGTTTCTTAAAGTGAAGGTCCAaacttaaattattttttaatatttaaatgagTCAAAAATTCTGAGGTTGCAGTTCTTTTTTTCCATCTCCTGTGCATAGCCATAGAGCTAAATGATGGAATTCTCACTGTcatcagtcaccactagggggagctttctgACATACTGTGTATACATTGAACTCGATAATAGCACAATATGCagcaagctccccctagtggtggctggaggaAAGCAGAATTGTATCACTGAACTCTATGGGGCAGAACACAGGAGCCCTGTACGTTGATTAGGGGCTGCTGCACTTTATCAATGGAATAGGAAATAAGGTGCATTGGCCACTAAGCAATGTACATGGCTGTGTTCTGCCCCATACATGGCTTATATCCGGCCATCACTGGAGTCGATTTCATGCTGATCGTTGGGGGTGCCGGACACCACCGATCTCATAATCAGTTGTAACAGGATGTTAGACCTAAGGACAACATTGTGTCAGAAGGTGGAATATCACCTTATAAAAGGATCTGTCACCaaagtatataataataatctttatttttatatagcgctaacatat is a window of Ranitomeya variabilis isolate aRanVar5 chromosome 2, aRanVar5.hap1, whole genome shotgun sequence DNA encoding:
- the LOC143809430 gene encoding uncharacterized protein LOC143809430 → MRPTRADMAAIIRSVALLALYFASLQDVAEGHPIQNHCHMSKYKKMQPSAMSPARKLQNLQHKKSSCHHGLRLKHFEDCDIKGRDRLMLTLYRVSLVVDVLENMNKTELVKQNLNAFSILESDLMNCEMEKSPELKNCRHHLKQYRETVTQECLKNDVLTSLVWILTEDMGQLIHGGQSPEEMIKADLHVTAKPPPAKKQKGKRKKKGKKTKKKAD